One Periophthalmus magnuspinnatus isolate fPerMag1 chromosome 8, fPerMag1.2.pri, whole genome shotgun sequence genomic window carries:
- the LOC117375173 gene encoding C-factor-like: MSSKPISVLITGANRGLGLEMVKQMVETQSPVSVLFACCRDPGGPRAEGLQALAKKHPDIIKIMCMDAADPKSIKQAAQQVASVVGKSGLNVIINNAAIAIRSPFFESTPEEMQNCFNINAIGPMVITQEFISLLRAAAKDSGTPGMSCRKAAVINISTIVSSNELAKESYDKWSVLPYRVSKAAMNMMSVCASVELQKDEILCMMLHPGWVRTDLGGPEGELDTHESVEGMFRVMNSLTEKHCGALLNWKGETVPW, encoded by the exons ATGTCTTCTAAACCGATCAGTGTGTTAATAACAGGAGCCAACAGAGGCCTGGGTCTGGAGATGGTCAAACAGATGGTGGAGACGCAGAGTCCTGTGAGTGTGCTGTTTGCTTGTTGCAGGGACCCGGGCGGACCAAGAGCTGAG GGATTACAAGCTCTGGCAAAAAAACACCCAGACATCATCAAAATTATGTGCATGG ATGCTGCAGATCCCAAGAGCATCAAGCAGGCAGCTCAACAGGTGGCCTCCGTTGTTGGAAAGAGTGGTCTGAACGTCATTATAAACAATGCAGCTATAGCAATTCGCAGCCCCTTTTTTGAGAGCACCCCAGAAGAGATGCAAAACTGTTTCAACATAAATGCAATTGGGCCTATGGTtatcactcaa gAGTTTATTTCTCTTCTTCGTGCTGCAGCAAAGGATTCTGGGACACCAGGGATGTCCTGTCGCAAAGCAGCTGTGATCAACATCTCCACTATTGTTAGTTCAAATGAACTTGCAAAAGAGTCGTACGATAAATGGAGCGTTCTGCCATACCGTGTCAGTAAG GCAGCAATGAACATGATGTCAGTTTGTGCATCTGTGGAGCTCCAGAAAGATGAGATCCTTTGCATGATGCTGCACCCTGGCTGGGTTCGCACCGACTTGGGTGGACCGGAA GGGGAGCTAGACACTCATGAGAGCGTTGAAGGAATGTTCCGAGTAATGAACTCTCTGACAGAGAAGCACTGCGGAGCGCTGCTGAATTGGAAAGGCGAGACCGTCCCCTGGTAA
- the trim35-12 gene encoding E3 ubiquitin-protein ligase TRIM35: MALRPRASSQPGKLSLFHTPKVASTLRTRAVSSHSGSMLEEELSCPVCCEIFKDPVVLKCSHSFCRPCLQEFWNKKKAKRECPVCRSKCSLTEPTVSLALKNVAETFLKEQEICAAVARTGKKQSAPEAKCAAHGEVLKLFCFNDNEVLCCVCHTSKKHLGHRVCPLEEGAQDLKSEMKTELIPLKKILRHLYEAKQECDDTTVHIKNQTQETEKQIRQEFEELRAFLQKEEESRLSALQQEDEEKQEQMKKKAEAITRDILIYSHAIIAIENEMAADDAHFLQNYSSTKKRAQLTYKEPEKIPGVLINVAKHVSSVKYHVWEKMVDMVEYTPITLDPNTAYSWLSLSKDLTSVSNGGSVKKLPDNPERFGHFVFVLGSEGFTSGRHAWEVEVGDKVDWMLGVVRESIDRKGRISGCPEGGFWMISYCEGEYSAMTRPSTTLTLGSPLSRVRVQLDYDAGEVIFSNPITMTTIYTFHDFFTQKMFPFFCPGANINGKNHKPLKICPVKVAVWNSATW; the protein is encoded by the exons ATGGCACTGAGACCTCGTGCTTCTTCTCAGCCTGGGAAACTGTCCCTTTTCCATACCCCCAAAGTGGCCTCCACTCTCAGGACACGGGCCGTGTCCTCTCACTCAGGCTCCATGCTGGAAGAAGAGCTGTCATGTCCAGTCTGCTGTGAAATCTTCAAGGACCCTGTGGTCCTCAAGTGCAGCCACAGCTTCTGCAGGCCTTGTCTTCAGGAGTTTTGGAACAAGAAAAAAGCCAAACGCGAGTGTCCCGTGTGCCGGAGTAAGTGCTCTCTGACTGAGCCCACCGTGAGTCTGGCCCTGAAGAACGTGGCAGAGACTTTTCTAAAGGAGCAGGAAATATGTGCTGCTGTGGCCCGAACAGGAAAGAAACAGAGTGCACCTGAGGCGAAGTGTGCAGCTCATGGAGAGGTCCTcaaactcttctgttttaacgACAACGAGgttttgtgctgtgtttgtcaCACATCCAAAAAGCACCTTGGACACAGAGTCTGTCCTCTGGAAGAAGGAGCTCAGGACCTCAAG TCAGAGATGAAGACTGAGCTGATTCCTCTGAAAAAGATCCTGCGCCATCTGTATGAAGCCAAACAAGAGTGTGATGACACAACTGTGCACATAAAG AACCAGACACAGGAGACAGAGAAGCAGATCCGACAGGAGTTTGAGGAGCTTCGTGCGTTTCtacagaaagaggaggagagccgacTATCTGCACTACagcaggaggatgaggagaaacaaGAGCAGATGAAGAAGAAAGCAGAGGCCATCACCAGAGACATCCTCATCTACTCTCACGCCATCATCGCCATTGAGAATGAGATGGCTGCAGATGACGCCCACTTTCTACAG AATTACAGCAGCACAAAAAAGAG AGCACAGCTTACTTACAAAGAACCTGAGAAGATCCCAGGTGTCCTCATTAATGTAGCCAAGCACGTCAGCTCTGTCAAGTATCACGTGTGGGAGAAGATGGTGGATATGGTTGAGTACA CCCCCATCACCTTGGACCCCAACACTGCTTACTCCTGGCTGTCCCTGTCTAAAGACCTGACCAGTGTCTCCAACGGTGGCTCTGTGAAAAAGCTTCCTGATAACCCGGAGCGCTTTGGCCACTTCGTGTTTGTGCTGGGCTCGGAAGGATTCACTTCAGGACGCCACGCCTGGGAGGTGGAGGTGGGCGACAAGGTGGACTGGATGCTTGGCGTGGTCAGAGAGTCCATAGATCGAAAAGGCCGGATTTCAGGTTGTCCCGAAGGAGGTTTTTGGATGATCTCTTATTGTGAAGGGGAGTACTCTGCCATGACAAGACCCAGTACCACTCTAACACTGGGCTCTCCACTGTCCCGGGTCAGAGTTCAGCTGGATTACGATGCAGGAGAGGTCATATTCTCCAACCCCATCACCATGACAACCATCTACACATTTCACGACTTTTTCACTCAAAAGATGTTTCCTTTCTTTTGCCCCGGAGCCAACATCAACGGGAAGAACCACAAACCCCTGAAAATTTGCCCTGTCAAAGTGGCAGTGTGGAACAGTGCCACCTGGTGA
- the gipc1 gene encoding PDZ domain-containing protein GIPC1 codes for MPLGIGRRKKASLVDNEEAEPIRGGLNVPGMDGLDGGGGCGEGATSEGLPPPPSSMRPRLIFHTQLAHGSPTGRIEGFSNVRELYAKIGDAFGIPPSEIMFCTLNTHKVDMDKLLGGQIGLEDFIFAHIKGQKKEIIVYKGEDALGLTITDNGAGYAFIKRIREGSVIHQIQVINVGDMIESINGHRLIGCRHYEVAKMLKELPKGKEFTIRLIEPLKAFDMISQRSGGSRSASGIQLGTGRGTLRLRSKGPATVEELPSAFEEKAIEKVDDLLESYMGIRDSELAATMVELGKDKKNPDEFAEALDETLGDFAFPDEFVFDVWGAIGDAKVGRV; via the exons ATGCCCCTGGGTATTGGAAGGAGGAAGAAGGCCTCTTTGGTGGATAATGAAGAAGCCGAGCCCATTCGTGGGGGCCTGAACGTGCCAGGGATGGATGGATTAGACGGGGGTGGAGGCTGTGGAGAAGGGGCCACCTCTGAGGGTCTGCCCCCACCCCCCAGCAGCATGAGACCCAGACTCATCTTCCACACCCAGCTCGCTCATGGCAGCCCCACTGGGCGCATTGAAGGCTTTAGCAATGTGCGGGAGCTGTATGCCAAGATCGGGGATGCTTTTGGGATTCCACCATCAGag ATTATGTTTTGCACACTGAACACTCACAAAGTAGATATGGACAAACTGTTAGGAGGACAGATTGGGCTAGAGGACTTTATATTTGCTCATATAAAAGGTCAGAAAAAAGAAATCATTGTTTATAAAGGAGAAGATGCCCTGGGACTGACAATCACTGACAATGGAGCTGGCTATGCTTTCATTAAG AGAATACGTGAGGGCAGTGTCATACACCAGATTCAGGTCATAAATGTGGGTGACATGATTGAGTCCATCAACGGCCATCGTTTGATCGGGTGCCGACATTATGAAGTTGCCAAAATGTTAAAAGAACTGCCGAAAGGGAAAGAGTTTACCATCAGGCTGATTGAGCCACTTAAAGCTTTTG ATATGATCAGCCAGAGATCAGGAGGGTCTCGATCGGCATCAGGGATTCAGCTGGGCACTGGTCGAGGAACCCTGCGACTGCGGTCAAAGGGTCCTGCTACAGTGGAGGAACTA CCATCTGCATTTGAAGAAAAAGCCATTGAGAAAGTAGATGACTTACTGGAGAGCTACATGGGCATCAGAGACAGCGAGTTGG CGGCAACCATGGTGGAGCTGGGGAAGGACAAAAAGAACCCTGATGAGTTTGCAGAGGCTTTAGATGAAACCCTGGGAGACTTTGCGTTCCCAGACGAGTTTGTTTTCGACGTGTGGGGGGCCATCGGTGACGCCAAGGTTGGACGAGTTTAA
- the dnajb1a gene encoding dnaJ homolog subfamily B member 1a codes for MGKDYYKVLGIAKGATEDEIKKAYRKQALRFHPDKNKSPGAEDKFKEIAEAYDVLSDAKKKEIYDRYGEEGLKGNAGTGGGAHSGPSFNYTFHGDPHAMFAEFFGGHSPFDQFFAQNGEEDMDIHDPFSAFGMGGMGGFHRSFKAHPGSHRRAQEKKKDPPVVHELNVSLEEVYSGCTKKMKISRKRLNSDGCTMRNEDKILTVDIKRGWKEGTKITFPKEGDETPTNIPADIVFVVKDRPHPVFTRDGSDIIYPAKISLREALCGCTVNAPTLDGRTITVTSRDVVKPGTKKRIMGEGLPLSKSPDKRGDMILDFSVKFPDKLGQSTRDALRQILPP; via the exons ATGGGTAAAGATTACTACAAAGTGTTGGGCATAGCCAAAGGCGCTACCGAAGATGAGATCAAAAAGGCGTACAGAAAACAGGCTTTACGCTTCCACCCGGACAAAAACAAGTCACCGggagcagaggacaaatttaaaGAGATTGCTGAAGCTTACGACGTCCTGAGTGATGCGAAGAAAAAGGAGATCTATGACCGATATGGAGAAGAAG GGCTCAAGGGTAATGCTGGCACTGGAGGTGGTGCCCACAGTGGTCCAAGCTTCAATTATACCTTCCACGGGGATCCTCATGCAATGTTTGCGGAGTTCTTCGGTGGTCACAGCCCATTTGATCAATTCTTTGCGCAAAATGGGGAGGAAGATATGGATATTCACGACCCCTTTTCGGCTTTCGGAATGGGAGGCATGGGTGGTTTTCATAGATCATTCAAAGCTCATCCTGGAAGTCATCGCAGAGCACAGGAGAAAAAGAAGGACCCTCCAGTTGTGCACGAGCTGAATGTAAGCCTAGAGGAGGTCTACTCGGGCTGcaccaaaaaaatgaaaatttcaAGGAAAAGACTGAACTCTGATGGCTGCACTATGCGAAATGAAGATAAGATTTTGACAGTAGACATTAAACGGGGCTGGAAAGAAGGGACAAAAATCACTTTTCCAAAAGAGGGAGATGAAACCCCCACTAACATTCCTGCAGATATTGTGTTTGTGGTCAAAGATAGGCCCCATCCAGTGTTCACAAGAGATGGCTCTGATATTATATACCCTGCTAAAATATCCCTAAGAGAA GCCTTGTGTGGCTGTACAGTCAATGCTCCAACACTTGATGGCCGGACCATCACAGTCACCTCCAGAGATGTGGTCAAACCTGGCACCAAGAAGCGCATTATGGGAGAGGGTCTTCCACTCTCAAAGTCCCCAGACAAAAGGGGAGACATGATTTTGGATTTTTCAGTGAAATTTCCAGACAAACTGGGCCAAAGCACTCGTGATGCACTCAGGCAGATTCTTCCACCGTGA
- the tecra gene encoding very-long-chain enoyl-CoA reductase: MDVLALEAKNVGTAEPEKKSAPRPKPKAPKKAKRIVYFEVEILDAKTKEKLLLLDKVEPTATILDIKALFQKSNPKWYPARQSLRLDPKGKCLRDEDVLQTLPVGTTASFYFSDLGPQVTWGTVFLTECAGPLIIYLMFYFRLPFIYSPKYDFTSSKHWVVHLACMCHSFHYIKRILETLFVHRISHGTMPLRNIFKNCGYYWCSAAWMAYYINHPLYTPPYYGQQQVNTAFYIFLFCQLGNFSIHVALRNLKCQGSKVKKIPYPTKNPFTWIFALVSCPNYTYELGSWIGFTVMTQCVPVAFFTAVAFIQMTVWAKGKHRSYLKEFRDYPTLRSSILPFIL, from the exons ATGGATGTACTAGCCCTAGAGGCCAAAAATGTAGGTACAGCAGAACCTGAAAAGAAGTCTGCCCCAAGGCCCAAACCGAAGGCTCCCAAAAAGGCCAAACGGATTGTGTACTTTGAAGTTGAGATCTTGGACGCTAAGACCAAGGAGAAACTTCTACTGCTGGACAAG gtggaGCCAACTGCCACTATTTTGGACATCAAAGCTTTGTTTCAAAAATCAA ATCCAAAGTGGTACCCAGCTAGACAGTCCCTACGACTGGACCCAA AGGGCAAGTGTCTTCGAGATGAAGATGTTCTCCAGACACTTCCTGTGGGAACCACCGCCAGCTTTTACTTCAGTGATCTAGGACCTCAGGTCACATGGGGCACT GTATTTCTGACCGAGTGCGCAGGCCCGCTCATCATCTATCTCATGTTCTACTTCCGCCTCCCTTTCATATATTCACCCAAATATGACTTCACCAGCAGCAAGCACTGGGTCGTACA TTTGGCCTGTATGTGTCACTCTTTCCACTACATCAAGCGCATTCTGGAGACGCTCTTTGTCCATCGCATCTCACATGGGACTATGCCACTCAGAAACATATTCAAA AACTGTGGTTATTACTGGTGCTCTGCAGCTTGGATGGCCTACTACATAAACCATCCACTCTACACTCCGCCCT ATTATGGTCAGCAACAGGTGAATACAGCTTTTTATATTTTCCTG TTTTGTCAATTGGGGAACTTTTCAATCCATGTAGCTCTCCGGAACCTCAAATGTCAAG GGTCAAAGGTTAAGAAAATTCCTTACCCAACAAAGAATCCTTTCACCTGGATTTTTGCCCTGGTCTCATGTCCAAACTACACCTATGAG CTGGGCTCTTGGATCGGCTTCACGGTGATGACCCAATGTGTGCCAGTGGCTTTCTTCACTGCGGTGGCGTTCATCCAGATGACCGTGTGGGCCAAGGGCAAACACAGGAGCTACTTAAAGGAGTTCAGAGATTACCCCACTCTGCGCTCCTCCATCCTGCCCTTCATCTTGTAG